The bacterium DNA segment GCGGCGATTCGCGATCACACGAAGCGCAAGGTTCGCGTGCGCGAGGCGGAGTTGAAGGATGTCAGCGAGCTGGTCGAGGTGTTCTCCGGCAAGCGCGTTGCGGATAACAAGCCGATCGTCGGACGGAATGTGTTTACTCAGACCGCGGGCATTCATGCGGACGGCGATCGCAAGGGCGATCTATACGCGAGCGAGTTGAGCCCGGCGCGGTTCGGGCGCGATCGTGTGTATGCGCTCGGGAAGTTGAGCGGGCGCAGCAATCTGGATTTCAATCTCGATGCGTTGAATCTGCAACTGACGAAAGAGCAACGCTCGGCGGTGCTGCAGCGCGTGATCGAGCTCGGCGATCGCAAGCACACGGTGACGGCGGAGGATCTGCCGTTCCTGGTCGCAGACGTGCTGCGCGAACCGACGGGGCACGCGTTTGAAGTCAAGGCGTGCCGCATTACGTCTTCGTTGTCGCTTTCGCCGACGGCGACGGTGAAACTTGTCTACAAGGGCCGTGAAGTCGAAGCGGTCGGGGCCGGCACTGGCGGGTTCGATGCGTTCATGAATGCGCTGCGCTCGGTTTCGGACGAACTGGGTCTGCACATCCCGAAGCTGGTGGATTACGAGGTTCACATCCCGCCCGGCGGCAAGACGGACGCATTGGCGGAGACGACGATCTCGTGGGATTGCGGCCTGCGGACGCGTGCCGTACACAGCGACCAGGTGATTGCGGCGATCGAAGCGACGGAGCGCATGATTAACCTTGTGAGCCAGGGACTGGTTCGTCTGCCCGGTGCGACTGGCAACGGAAACGGTAACGGGAAGAAAAAGGCGACGAAGAAGGCCAAGAAGACGAAGAAGTGACAGGCTCAGCAATAGCGCCATTTAACGATCGGCCCCGAGGATGTCCTCGGGGCCGATTGTTGTTTCTGGTTTGTACAATGCTGGCTATTTCGAAGCCTTCTTCTCTTTGCCCTTGGTTTCATTCTCGATCTGCGACGGCATGCGGCCCTTGTGGCTGTCGGTCAGCGATTCAGTCGGAATGTCTGCGACGGCGTGGCGCGTGTCTTTGTCGTCCTTCGTTTCGCGGAAGGCTTTGAGTTCGCTGAGGACGCGGTCGAGTAGTTCGACTTTCGGGCGGTGGTGCAGGAAGGAGCTCTTGATGCCGTAGACGATGGTGTCTTTCAGCTCGGATAGCGTGAAGCCGAGGGTCGTGTGGGCCTTCCACAGTTCGTCGGTCATTGTGACGCCGGACATCAGGCGGTTATCGGTGTTGATCGTGACGCGCAGGCCGAAGTCGTAGTACAGGCGGATCGGGTGGAACTTCAGTTCGTCGATGGCGCCGGTCTGGACGTTGGACGTGGGGCAGCACTCGATGGGGATGCGGTGGTCGCAGCAGTAGTTGAGCAGGTCGCCGTCTTCCTTCAGACGGACGCCGTGGCCGAGTCGGTGCGCGCCGCAGTCGTGGAGGGCCTGGCTGATGGATTCGGGTCCGAAGGCTTCGCCGGCGTGGATGGTGACGTTGACGTTATTCTGCAGGATGAGCTTGAAGGCCTCCTGGTGGCGAGCGGCGGGGTTGCCGCCTTCGGCGCCGGCGAGGTCGAAGCCGACGACGCCGCGATGCTTGTAGGCGATGCAGAGCTCGGCCATCTGAAGGGTGTATTTGGGATCGCTGCTGCGCATGCCGCAGATGATGACGCCCCACTTGACGCCGAAGTCGCGCTCGCCGTCGCGGAGGCCGTGCAGGACGGCTTCGACGATCTCGGTGAGCTTCATGCCCCGGCGCTGATGAAGGATCGGTGCGTAGCGAACTTCGAGGTAAATGACGTTGTCCTTTGCGCTGTCCTCCATGAGTTCGTAGGCGGCGCGGCGGAGGGACTCGTAGTCCTGCAGGACGGACAGGGTGACGTCGAATGCTTTGAGGTACTGGACGAGGCTGGCGGCCTCTTCCTGCACGAGGATGTTGTGCAGTTCCTTGGGATCATGGGATGGGAGGCGGACGTTTTGCTGCTCCGCCAGTTCAATGATCGTTTCCACCCGCATCGATCCGTCCAGGTGGACGTGCAACTCGCACTTGGGCATTTTGTGGATGAGTTCTTTTGTCAGCGGCATCGCGTCTCCGGTCCTTTCTCGTGGCTAATCGGAAACGATCACACGAAAGGGTGCGGGGTATCCAGTGTTTTTTTCCTGTGGTGGGGGCGGGGGGGCGGGCGTCCCCGCCGGGGGCTGTAGGTCTGAGGATGGGCGTACTCGTACTCAGCGGAGCGGTACTCGGACTCGTACTCGGTTTCTGGGGGGATCGAGTACGAGTCCGAGTGCGAGTTCGAGGGGTGGTGGGGCTGGGGCGTGCGGGGTGGGGTTGCCGGCTGGAAGCCGGCGGTCCCAGGGGCGTGGGTTACCTGGCGGGGATGAGGGGGACGTGCATCCAGAGGTCTGAGATGTCGATGATGCCGTCGTCGTTGAGGTCGTATTCTTCGGTTTCGGGGCCGGTGAGGGGGAGGCCGGCGATGATGTTGAGGCGGATTTTGCCGAGGTCGATGCTGCCGCCGGAGGCTCCGAATTGGAAGTGGATGCTGCCGTTGGCGGTTTCGTCGTCGTCGCCACGGCCGCCGTCCTGGAGATCGAGTGCGATGTGCAGGCGGTCCTGGGCGTCTTTGCTGAAGGAAGCGCCCGTTTGGCCTTCTGGGGCGAACAGGTAGTACTGAGCAGCTCCGGTCTGGCTGTCGAACTCGAGCGCCCAGACGGCGTTCATCGTGGGGGCGGGGTCCTGGACGATACATTCGACGCTGGTGGTGCCGCCGGTGGGGACGCCGTCGACGACGAAGCTGATGAACCGCAGGGGAAAGTCGAGGAAGTAGAGTTCGGCCGAGGCGAAGGCAAACTGCGCCGGGCCGAGATGGCAGCGGACCTGGCGAATAGTGGTTCCGTCGGGGGCGACGAGGGTGACGGTGCGGCCGGAGGCAGTAGGGAAACTGATGACGTTTGTCTGCTGGTCATCGGGGGTGGAGTCGCCGTTGCCGTCGATGGTCGACTCGCGTTCCCAGCGGACAACGCGTTCGCTGGTGCCGTTGGGGAAGTTGTCTTCGCTGAAGCCGAAGACTCTTTCGTCGTCGGTGATGAGATGGGCCCAGGAGCGTTCACCGGCGAGGGTTCCGAGATCTTCCATGACGCCATCTTTCCAGACGATTGCATGGATCGGGCCGGTGTAATTGCCATCGCCTTCCTCGGTATAGGACCAGCCGGCGATCTGATTGTTGTTGTTGAGGGAAAGGGCGCTGGAGCGTCCGCCGGATCCGGCGAGCGAGCCGATCAGTTGGATGCCGGCTTCGCTTGTCCAGAGGAAACCATTCACAGGTGCCGTGTTGGAGATGTACACGCCTTCGTAGCCGCATGCGGCGCCGGATTCGTTGATGTCGAGTGCAGTCGAATATTGGAAGGAGTCGATTGTGGCGCTTACGCCGGGGGCGGTCCAGATCGCGGCGCGGTAATCGTCTTCGCCCGCGACGGCTCCCGCGCTGTTGATTGCGTAGCCATGGGAGTTGTGGTCGCCGGTTCGCATATCGAGGCGTTGTTCGGATCCGGTGCCGGCCAGGATTCGCATCGCACGCGGAAAGGCGGCGGATGGCGAACTGACCCATTTGCCGGTGCCGGCCATGTTGCCGCTGTTATCGATGGCGTTGACGGAAACGGCACCCATGTCGTGCAGGCCTGTTTCGTTCCAGAAGACGCCGCGCCGCGCGCTCGTACCGCGGTAGTAGTGTGACCAACCGACGGCGTGGCCGCTCGCATTGACGGCGAGACCTTCCGATTCGGTTGGGCCATCCTCGGTCAGGCCGTTGTAGATGATTCCCCCGACGGCAACCTGGCCGAGCCCAAGCATGCTTTGCGGATCGGGTGTCCAGACGCCGAGCCAATAACTGAGCCATTCGGAGTTGAATCGTACGGTGGCAGCGCCGGCAACCTGACCGTTTTCGCTGATGCAGGCATGGGTGAAGGGCTGCAGCGAGGAGAAATCGAAGTCGGGTGTTGGCGGTTTGAACTTGCCGGTGTTGAAGTAGCCAAGATCGACGACGACCCACTGGCGATCGCAAAGCACTGTTGTGGGCGCCGCAAGAATGGCCAGAACGCCCAAGGAGAAGGCGCAACGGCGCCATGATGTACGCATTGTTCCCCTGTCCCCTTCTGCAAGGCCGACGGAGGCCTTGTCTTGTATCCCCCTCGCGAGACAGAACGGAGTTCCACCCCACCGAATCCCAGTTTCTTTCTTTGGAGACAAAACTGGTGTGAAAGACGTATTCGGTCAAGACCAAACAGGCTGATCACTCACGTGGGGCAGGCTTGCGGGCGATCAGGAGGAAGGTCTGGGGGACGCGGCGTGCGATGTCGGCGGGGAGATTGGGGAAGGCTTCCCAGAACTGTTCGGGATGCTCTTCCAGGCGTTCGACGACCAGGCCGGCACCGATGACCGCGTTGACGACGTCGCCGAGGTTCCACTGGTGCTCGTACTTGATCTGCAGGGCGTCTTTGTCCTGACCGAGGTCGCCGATGTACTCGTCGCACCAGCCTTTTTCGCCGATCGGACCGCGCTGGAAGTAATCGCCGTAAACCGGGTCGAGGAGAAGTTCGGATGCTTCTCGATCCCAGATCCAGGTGAGAGGGTGGCCCTCGAAGACGAAGAGGCGTCCGTTGCATCGGAGGAGCCGAGCGGCGACCGCTGCCCAGGCTTCGATGTCCATCATCCAGCAGAGCGCGCCGCGGCCGGTGTAGACGAGGTCGGCTGTTCCATCGAGTTCGTGGGGCGTGTCGAGGATGTCGCTACAGTACCATTCGGCGGGGGCGTCGAGGGCTTCGGATTTCGCGCGGGCGCAACCAAGCATGCGGCTGCTGATGTCGACGCCGACGACTTCGTGGGCGCCCTGATTCCAGAGCGACAGCGTATCGGTTCCCCCGGCGCATTGCAGGTGAATCGCCCGTTGGCACCAATCGCCCAGTCCTTCCAGGTGGGGAAGTTCGGGAGGGCAGAAGTTGCGTCCGCCTTTGCGCAAGAAGTCGATCCGGTCGGCCAATTCGCGTTCGTATTCGGCGGCGGCTTCTTGCCACGCCAGCCCCGTTTGCTTATGCAGCTCGCGCGGATCCGCAGTTTCATCAGTCATGGCTCAAGTTCCCTTCTGGCAAGCTTAGAAGCGATGTTTCCTCGGTCCAATGTGGTGGGGCAAGGCATTCGGTCTGCGCCTTGGCTCGCAAGGGTGGGAATGTTTTGCTTGATTTGAAGCAGCGGGCCGGGCTCTTTAGCGGAAGACTGAGAAAGGATCGTCTTTTATATGAAGAGTCTGTCTTCAGTGACGGGCGCGTTTGTCTTTGCGTTGCTCGCACTGCCCCCGATTGTTTCTGCCCAGGATTGGGCGGGTTTTCCTGCGCTGAATGAGCCAAGTGGCTCGGGACAGGGTCCGTTTGCCGTCACAACAGCGGACTTCAATGAGGATGGCATTCTGGATCTTGCGGTGGCCCACTATGCTGCCGACGAGGTCATTGTCTATCTTGGAGAGGAGCAGGTTGGTTTGGCCAACGGGACATTTGCCGCTCCGGTTGCATACACGGCCGGTTTTGGGCCGACGAATGTCTCCCACGGCGATTTCAATGAGGATGGAGTTCTCGACCTGGCGGTCACTAATATCGACAGCAACAATGTGTCCGTTCTGCTCGGAAACGGGAGTGGCGGCGTTGGCGATGGGACGTTTGGGACGGCGGCGAATTATGGCGTCGGATTTAGCCCGACAAGCGTGACATCGGGCGATTTCGACGAGGACGGCATCGCCGACCTCGTGGTTTCCAATCATAGCAGCGATGACGTTTCCGTTTTGCTGGGCAACGGAAGTGCCGGCGCTGGCGATGGAACATTTGGCGCCGCATCGAGCTACAGCACGGGAACCAACCCGTATCGCGTGATCACCGGTGATTTCAACGAAGACGATATTCTCGATCTGGCCGTTGCGAATAAGGGATCCGCGAACGTTTCTATCCTGTTTGGCGGCGGCGGTGGAGGCGTTGGCGATGGAACGTTCGGGGCACCGAATGACTACGCCGTTGGGACGAGTCCGTACTGTATCGCCTCGGAAGACTTGAACGGAGATACGATCACTGACTTGGTGATTTCAAATTACAATTCAAACAACGCATCGGTGTTAATCGGGAAGGGGCTCGGCGGCGTTGGAGACGGGACGTTTGCCGCGGCGGTAAACTATGCTGTGGGGTCAACCCCGCGGGATATCAAGATCGACGATCTGAATGATGACGGAATCTGGGATCTGATAGTTCCGAATGGGGGAGGCGACGATGTGGCCGTGCTGTTTGGCAATGCCGGCGGCGGTGGCGGTGGAGGCGGAAGTGTCGGGGACGGGACGTTCCAGGCGGCTTCCTTCTACGCCACGGGCGATAATCCGATCAACATGGTTACGGGCGACTTTAATCGAGACGGTATCACGGATGTTGTGACGGCGCACTTCAACGGCGGGGATATTGGCGTTCTGCTTGGCGGCGGCAGTGGAGGCGTCGGCGATGGGACGTTGATCGCACCCGATTATCCAACGATCAGTTCATTCCCGCGCCGCATCGCCACGGGCGATTTCGACGAGGACGGCATTGCCGATCTGGCGATTGCCAGCGCATCAAACAAGGTCGAGGTGTTGCTCGGCAACGGCAGCGGCGGGATTGGCGATGGGACGTTTGACACCGCCGTGCCGTACGCTCTCTCAGGACAGGCCTATGCGATCACGGTAGGCGATTTCAACGATGACGATATCATGGACATCGCGGCCACGATTACGAGTCCGGCCACGGTGGCAATTCTGCTTGGCGATGGCACTGGCGGGGTCGGCGATGGGACGTTTGGGACTCCGAGCTACTACTCGACCGGGACGGGTCCATACTCGGTCGACACCGGGGATTTCAACGGCGACGACGTGACGGACCTGGTGGTTGCAAGCAACGGATCCAGCAGCGTTTCTGTGCTGATCGGTACCGATGCCGGCGGTGGTGTGGGCGATGGAACGTTCGCGGCGGGCGTTGCTTATTCGCTGCCCGCGGGGCCGCAGGACGTGACGGTCGCCGACTTTAACGGCGATTTGATCGATGACCTGGCGACGGCGAATTACAGCGGGGACAATGTCTCCATCCTGACTGGCGTTGGAGACGGAACATTCAACACGGCGGTGGATTACCTGGCCGGCGACAATCCTTACGACGTGGCGGCCGAGGATCTCGATGGCGACGGCATTAAGGATCTCGTGGTGACGAATTACATCAGCAACGATGTTTCGATTCTGATCGGGAACGGAAGCGGCGGCATCGGAGACGGTACGTTTGCAGGCCCGGTGAATTACGCTGTTGAAAAGACCCCACACAAGATCTCGATCGACGACTTCAACGCGGACGGCATTACCGATGTTGCGATCTCGCACATTCAGGGGCGAGGCGTTTCCGTTATGCTGGGGACGGGCAACGGGACGTTCCCGGATTCGTTGCATTACCTGACCGACGACGGTCCGATGAACATGGCGGTGGCCGATTTCAACGGTGACGGATTGCCGGACATTGCGACGCCGACCTTCTACACTGCGTCGTACACGGTCCTGCTGAATCTCGGCATCCTGTATCCAGCCGTCGAAGTCACGCCGCCGAGTTTGGATTTCGGAAGCGTTGAGCTGGGCGATCCGGCGGTGGCGCTTTCCAGCCTGGTCCAGAACACAGGAGACGGCGATCTGCGCACGACGGCGACGTTGACGAACGACGGCGGGGGAGCGTTCAGCATCGCGAGCGTTCCCGCCAGCGAGCTGATCGCCGGCACGTCGGATACGCTAACGATCGAGTTCGCACCGAATGCGGTGGGACCGATCAGCGGCGAAGTCAGTCTGGAGACGAACACGAGCAGCGGGACGCTGCTTATTGCGCTGTCCGGCACGGGCGTGGACTCGCAGGCCCCGAGCTCGCAGGTGACCGGGCCGAGCGGTGCGCTGACGCAGCCGTCGCCGATCATCTCGGTCGAGTATACGGCGTCGGACGGAAGCGGCAGTGGCGTGGATCACGTCGAGTTGTTCTACACGTACACTTCGACTCGCCGCGGTGTGCCGTACAACAGCGCCGGCACATTCACGAGTTCGCCGATCGCGTTCGATACGACGTCGACCGGCGGATCGGGGACGTACGAGTTCTACGTGGTGGCGACGGATGGCGCCGGGAACACGGAACCCGCGCCGGGCACGCCGGACGTGACGGTGAACTTCAATGATGTATCGCGCGTGGACGATTGGTCGGTTCTCGATCGGTAGAGCGCGAGCGCATTGAAAGGGCAGGGTCGAAAGCCCCCTCGGTTGCGAGGGGGCTTTCGTGGTTGTTGGCGCCATTTGGGGGACAAGGGGTACTCGCACTCAGCGAAGCGGTACTCGATATCGTACTCGATTGATTGAGGGTCGGGTACGTGTACGAGTAGGAGTACGAGTACGCGGGAAAGGGGGCGAACGATTGCGATTACAAGCACGAGTACGGGGGGCTGAGGTGGCTTGGCCATCTCTGGCCGAGAGGCAGGGATGTCTTAGGGCTTGAAACCGATCGGGATTCCCGAGGCCCCTGGGGCTTGGGCAGGGATGCCCAAGTCACCTCGTTGGGATTGGTGGGTGGTGATCAGCGCACGTCGCGGACGTCGAGCCAGGCTTCTTCGGCGAGTTGGCAGAGGGCTTCTTCGCGGGGGCGGACGGCTTCGAAGCCGCCGCGGCCGCTGGGTTTGGGCTGGTAGACTTCGGCCACCCAGGAGGTACCGCTGCGGCCGGTGCCGCCGCAGTTTTCGCAGCCTTTGGCTTCGTAGAGGCGTTTGCCGGCAAGGCCGCCGGCCCAGGAGGGCATGCGGCGGGGCGGGGCGGTCATGGCTTCGCGGCATTTGCCGCACAGGCGCGGGACCTGGCTGACGTGGGCGTGCGCCATGACTCCGCGCGTCAGCGTCATCGGGTCGATGCCGGCCGCGGTGTAAAGCGCCAGGCCCAGGCGTGCGTTTGCGGCCGTGCAGCACCCGACGAGCGAGCGGCCGTGGAGCGTGGCGCTGAGGACTTGCTTCAGAATGTCGGGCGTCGGGATGGTGGCGATGCCGCACAAGTCGGGGCATTCGACGACGAAGTGCTCGAGTTGCTCGGTGAGTTCTTCGCCGGTTTCGCAGGCGACTTGCGTGACGTCCGGCAGCATGCGTTCGACGCGCCGTTCGAGCGAAACGACGGCGCGGCCCTGCGATGCCTGGCCGAAGAGGATCGATGCGTAGAATTGCGAGGAGAGTCGGGAGTATTCTGAGGTGATGAAGAAGAGTCCGCCGCCGGCTCCGCCGAGGCGATCTTCGAGTTCGTGGGTCAGCTCTTCTGACAAGCCCAGGATGCGCAGCGGATTCTGGATCAGCGGCACGTTTTCAGGGAAGCGCAGAACGCAGCGATCGCCGCGCAATGTGCTGGTGAAGAGTGCGACGACAGGGATGTCGCCCTTCTTGCCCGTGAGGAAGAAGTTCTTCTCGGACGGCTTGCGATCTTTGCGCGGAACGTCGGCGAGCTCGCGCAACCGCGCCGCGAGGGCTTCGTGGTATTTGACGGGGTACGGGACGAGGTCGCTCCAGGTGCCGTGCTTGCGAATGCGACA contains these protein-coding regions:
- a CDS encoding 2-isopropylmalate synthase — its product is MARKSTESAKSKGARPRTPTARLDIMDTTLRDGEQTQGVSMPANEKLLIAQRLLGRVRVDRIEVASCRVSRGEQESLANIMRWASAKGWDDRIEVLGFTDHKASVDWLRHAGCHRMNLLTKGSLNHVQRQLRKTPQEHRDDIKQTLDYAVKKGVSVCVYLEDWSNGMLHSPDYVWEMLDHITTWPFERILLPDTLGILSPHQVRAFLGATLARYPKIDFEFHGHNDYGLATANTLAAAEMGVAGIHCTVNGLGERAGNCSLEEVVAAIRDHTKRKVRVREAELKDVSELVEVFSGKRVADNKPIVGRNVFTQTAGIHADGDRKGDLYASELSPARFGRDRVYALGKLSGRSNLDFNLDALNLQLTKEQRSAVLQRVIELGDRKHTVTAEDLPFLVADVLREPTGHAFEVKACRITSSLSLSPTATVKLVYKGREVEAVGAGTGGFDAFMNALRSVSDELGLHIPKLVDYEVHIPPGGKTDALAETTISWDCGLRTRAVHSDQVIAAIEATERMINLVSQGLVRLPGATGNGNGNGKKKATKKAKKTKK
- the add gene encoding adenosine deaminase, giving the protein MPLTKELIHKMPKCELHVHLDGSMRVETIIELAEQQNVRLPSHDPKELHNILVQEEAASLVQYLKAFDVTLSVLQDYESLRRAAYELMEDSAKDNVIYLEVRYAPILHQRRGMKLTEIVEAVLHGLRDGERDFGVKWGVIICGMRSSDPKYTLQMAELCIAYKHRGVVGFDLAGAEGGNPAARHQEAFKLILQNNVNVTIHAGEAFGPESISQALHDCGAHRLGHGVRLKEDGDLLNYCCDHRIPIECCPTSNVQTGAIDELKFHPIRLYYDFGLRVTINTDNRLMSGVTMTDELWKAHTTLGFTLSELKDTIVYGIKSSFLHHRPKVELLDRVLSELKAFRETKDDKDTRHAVADIPTESLTDSHKGRMPSQIENETKGKEKKASK
- a CDS encoding class I SAM-dependent methyltransferase, with translation MTDETADPRELHKQTGLAWQEAAAEYERELADRIDFLRKGGRNFCPPELPHLEGLGDWCQRAIHLQCAGGTDTLSLWNQGAHEVVGVDISSRMLGCARAKSEALDAPAEWYCSDILDTPHELDGTADLVYTGRGALCWMMDIEAWAAVAARLLRCNGRLFVFEGHPLTWIWDREASELLLDPVYGDYFQRGPIGEKGWCDEYIGDLGQDKDALQIKYEHQWNLGDVVNAVIGAGLVVERLEEHPEQFWEAFPNLPADIARRVPQTFLLIARKPAPRE
- a CDS encoding VCBS repeat-containing protein yields the protein MKSLSSVTGAFVFALLALPPIVSAQDWAGFPALNEPSGSGQGPFAVTTADFNEDGILDLAVAHYAADEVIVYLGEEQVGLANGTFAAPVAYTAGFGPTNVSHGDFNEDGVLDLAVTNIDSNNVSVLLGNGSGGVGDGTFGTAANYGVGFSPTSVTSGDFDEDGIADLVVSNHSSDDVSVLLGNGSAGAGDGTFGAASSYSTGTNPYRVITGDFNEDDILDLAVANKGSANVSILFGGGGGGVGDGTFGAPNDYAVGTSPYCIASEDLNGDTITDLVISNYNSNNASVLIGKGLGGVGDGTFAAAVNYAVGSTPRDIKIDDLNDDGIWDLIVPNGGGDDVAVLFGNAGGGGGGGGSVGDGTFQAASFYATGDNPINMVTGDFNRDGITDVVTAHFNGGDIGVLLGGGSGGVGDGTLIAPDYPTISSFPRRIATGDFDEDGIADLAIASASNKVEVLLGNGSGGIGDGTFDTAVPYALSGQAYAITVGDFNDDDIMDIAATITSPATVAILLGDGTGGVGDGTFGTPSYYSTGTGPYSVDTGDFNGDDVTDLVVASNGSSSVSVLIGTDAGGGVGDGTFAAGVAYSLPAGPQDVTVADFNGDLIDDLATANYSGDNVSILTGVGDGTFNTAVDYLAGDNPYDVAAEDLDGDGIKDLVVTNYISNDVSILIGNGSGGIGDGTFAGPVNYAVEKTPHKISIDDFNADGITDVAISHIQGRGVSVMLGTGNGTFPDSLHYLTDDGPMNMAVADFNGDGLPDIATPTFYTASYTVLLNLGILYPAVEVTPPSLDFGSVELGDPAVALSSLVQNTGDGDLRTTATLTNDGGGAFSIASVPASELIAGTSDTLTIEFAPNAVGPISGEVSLETNTSSGTLLIALSGTGVDSQAPSSQVTGPSGALTQPSPIISVEYTASDGSGSGVDHVELFYTYTSTRRGVPYNSAGTFTSSPIAFDTTSTGGSGTYEFYVVATDGAGNTEPAPGTPDVTVNFNDVSRVDDWSVLDR